attattttcgcAGGTTTTTCAAaaagcaatgcgtaaaagttttgatCTGTTAAAATTGTTCAGACACTattatcgactagttcagcagtgtagaagCGCTGAGGGCAGCAGACACTTTAGAAAGTGTTGAACAGCCAAAAAATGAATCAGTTCCATATGAAATCAACAGACAGGAAGCAAGCTGCCGAGCAaaagatgcaaatatttttgtttcaaaaatattaatttttgtttctgcatgtattataattaaggtttgtttatgtcacttgttcttgaatatatatttgtagcatttgatagattattatataacttctAAACTTGCAtgttaatagcatattatttgatagcatcattgcggttatacaaactcagcttacaatggatcgactcTCATAACTTCTCTTCTGCTGCACATATAAAGCCagttttagctgcaaactgtagcaaagaTATCAATGAGCTTCAATGCAATATTGTTaaactaaattataaaatgaaaatatgccttcaagtttaacatgaaatgaaaaattgaacgctctaacaaattgcataATTAGGCTATAAGATCATAGGAGGTTATTGGAaggcaatagatatcaactggtagagatgttTCTCAGCGTCTCAATACATATTAATTTAGAGATCTgcgacaagttggaggtaagttatagcagatttattgcacccAAAAAAGGTTAATGTCACTACGTtcaaaggagagtgcaaaatataggcgacaaaGAGTTAAATTCAgttttccaaaattctgacgaaaTATCGTAAATTCTCCATTTTTAGGTCATGGTGCTCTATTTgtaacccttcctctatagcgacagtcaaatagaagtgacattcaaatagagactggcatcgtatttttcaaatagctcatcagaattttggaaaagtttgaaaaatagagtgtcatggcattcaaatagaggtcttatagttatttttaattcaatTGAAGTCAGCTGCCAATGATTTTTGTCACAAATGAGTGCTCGCCATTGTAACATATCCTCAAAAAGTTTAGaacaaaaataaagaaatgcTAAACATGAAAATAATGTATATGACTATGTATAAATGCAATGACTTTTTTAACAAAGTAGGAGAAAGTTAGAGTGAAAGGAATTTGTCGCAAAGCTTACTCACATCCCAACTTATCTGCTTCAGTTGATTTACAGACTAATAAGGAAGCAAACTCAAGCTTGGGCAACTTACTCAGTCTCTAATTCTAGCAAGATATTTGTAGTATATTCACGGGCACCAAATTGAGTGATTCTCTGTACGCAGTACTTTTTTACATCGTTGTCAGTTGTCCTCTGTCTCACTATACCTACAAGAGGTAGACAACcctaaagtttttatttgttcacTTGGCAATAAACAGTgcattacacatatatatacgtatttCATTCTAAATGAATTATAGCATTTTACGTAGTTCATGACCATTCAGTTGCTCAACTCAttcaaaacacaaacaaacatgcGAGATGAGCTTTATTGATTCTGATAATATTGCGTGGAGAAATAAAGCATGTCTATGATTGGTAAAAACCAATAATTCATCAAAGGCAACTGCACTATGGATGACAGAGACCGGCACCATAGATAGCAGGCAACTACACCATGGATGGACTGCACCTAGACCATGGGTGGCCGGCACCTGCACCATGGATGGCAGGCACCTGTACCATAAATGGCAGGCAACTGCACCGTGAATGGCAGGCAACTGCACCGTGAATGGCAGGCACCTGCACCATGGGGACAGAACTGCACTATGGGTAGCAGGCAACTTCACCATGGGTGGCAGGCAATGTTAGTGGCTATAAAATAAGCATTAGCAATGTCTGTGAAGTCTGGAGGAAAGAGATAAACTTACTCATTATCTGATTGTCCTCAGGATGGGATTGAATAGCATAGATTATGGGAAAGGAGAACTTTCCTTCCGTCAAATCTTCACAataggttttattttgttcataCTAAAAATAACATGTATTCTGTATAAACGTCATACTACATTGTGACCATAAATTAACAGTTTTGATTAAATGAAAAGACTAACAGAAGATCATGAAATTCTTTTAGAATAGTCATACATACAATAAAGCTACTCAGTTTCAAGTGCTAACTGCGGACATCAGTTAGTCACACAACCTCAGAGATGGTTGTATGTATATAGAATCCTCTTTTGGATTATTTCCTAACTAAATCATATGGAGGGGGGGTAGGGGACTCTGTGTCAGTCATACACAACCTGTTGAATGATGCAAACTTGACTGCCTTGGCAGACTCTTTAAAACTTAAGAGTCTGCCAATCATAAAACCACGGTCCAAACTCATCGAAGCATCTTGTCGATTTCACATAGCTGCCACTGTTGTGTTTCAAGACTACAACTGTACCAGCAGCATAcccaaaaataatatttgacCTAAACATCCTATGTTTATGTAAAAGGTACTTCCTGTACACAGAATTGATACGAGAAGAAGCCATGTAAGATCAGCAAAACAGAAAAATTGCTTCTGAAAAATGATTCGAGATCAGAACATAAAAAGCTACTCACTACACTTGACCAGAGATTCGCATAATCATCTCTAATTTGAAAGTAGAGGCCTAGGTTGTCGGTCAGTGAGCCGAGATTCCTGCAGAAGATAAATGGATTGTTGTGCCTACTGCTAAAAGGATTATACAGATGTTCAATAACATAATGAATAAACATAATACAGTAGAACCTTGACAGGAGCAATTACTCCTTTCCAACATTTGCTTTGCATATCAAAACTGTCATATGTTGAGGCTGATAACCTTATATGAAGGTTTAGTGGAGGCCTCTTGAAGGCAACAACAGAATTCACACCGAGTTGTAAGGTCATGTCTTTATGAAAAGACATGTAGTTTGTTGTGAATTCATGCGTTGTATTGGTTTTGCTATTTGAACACATCGTTGTTAACGCATAGTTCATTTTGTGCACCAGAAAAACAAATATCTGTcttgaatgtgaaaaaaatcacattttatttttcgATAAAGAAGAGTTTGGTGAAGGTGCATATGAAAATGGTGGTGTTCAGTACATTCAACAAGGCTAAAAATCACTGATCTATAGCATGTGACCCGCCATTATCTTCACTAGCTAGCCTCGGAGCAATCTAATATACTCACACCTGGTTTTCACTGAAGAGTTGCATAAGACGAATTGCTAGACCGAACAATCCACCCGTCTCTAAAATCAAATTGAAACCAAACCATATAATTTTGTTTCGCTGCTCTTTTTATGCATCTAGTAATGAACACCAGGATCTATAGAGTGGTGAAAAACATCAACATACTTTGTTTAACCATGAGCTTATACTGTTCCTCAGTTGGGCATGTGTACGAGTCCCTCCAGTGAATGTCCATACCTTGACCACGGTGCAACTCTAACAGTTGCTCTGTGAACACCTGAGCCGTGAGTACATGGAATACTATGTTAGTAGCTACCAGCAATCAATATGACTAGTGGTTAGTGTGCCTCAAATCAATGTAACCAAAGAGCGGTGTGTATTTATGATATGAAAAATGTAGCTGAGTCTAACTGATTATCAGCTTCTTCTGAAAGGACcacctgtatatataaatctaaatttttgacttttgtttGTGGGTCTGTCTTCCCTATGTCCAACTATAACGATTAAAATTTACCAATAAAAAATCCGCATGGCACGAGAATTGAACGCGCACCATTAAAATCGCAAGTAAACAAACAAGCGCACGGATCCActaggctaagccattcttatcttTACCCGCTATTTTATATATCCTTATTACGATTGTAAATGctaaatatacatttattaattaattcatATTATCTTTTggctttaattattttttaaaagttttttaaaaaccttttcaaaATCCATTACctacttttttaatttgagaatttcaaatgtgccgtttaaATTTCAAATGTGTCGTTACACTCATATTTCCAGTTctttacgtttgtaccagtatcgtcgcaTTCAAAGATTGgatagatagcttctgctgcaacagtaacctttttacacagacttctatgtactcattattatcaatttaatatattaatgattgttattttgttttctgttcTTATTAATtctatcagtatcaaatcattgttgattgtagcaaaacagactagccattacttgctaattatttcatatttgaaCACCTTTACaggtgttttatttttttctctaaatttatttgaactgcacaaaacacttttttcatgacatgaagtttaaaagttaggatggtaaatgctgtatatgttaaataaaaaataattttctgcgcataaacctttttattacccaggcaacgctgggcattcactTAGTTACAATATAGAGTAGAACCTGATTTATAGGTCTGCGATGAAAAGGGAGGTATTATTGACAAAGTAACTTATGTATTCTAAAACCACCTCTTACAAACATCAATAAATGGAGGATACAACCTTAACAAACGGGTTATTAACATGCACATGCTTTATCAACTACAGTACTATTAATAAGGTCATGCACACACCAGTTTAACTAGAGCACGATTAATAAGGTCACGTACACATCAGTTCAACTAGAGCACTATTAATAAGGTCACGTACACATCAGTTCAACTATAGCACTATTAATAAGGTCATGTACACACCAGTTTAACTAAAACACTATTAATAAGGTCATGTACAAACCAGTTTAACTAGAGCAATATTAATAAGGTCATGCACAAACCACTTTAACTAGAGCACTATTAATAAGGTCATGTACACACCAGTTTAACTAAAACACTATTAATAAAGTCATGTACAAACCAGTTTAACTAGAGCAATATTAATAAGGTCATGCACACACCACTTTAACTAGAGCACTATTAATAAGGTCATAGTCCTAAAATAAATGTAACACAGAAACCAGTGAGTTAGGGAATGTTGACAAAGTGCTAGCACAGTTGTGTTCACCATGCCAAaatgaagtattttttcaacatcttCAAAGCGCAAAAGGGCCCCGGTAGCATCCATTCCAAATCAGCTCGTCGCCTAGCAGAAATTGAGCTAACCACAATAATCATAGGGTGACAAATTACCTGCGCAGCTGCAGGATTCCCAAGCTCTAAAAGCTTCTGTAGACCCAAGAAATAGATATAGTTAGCAGAGTTCAGTGTGGTTGGTGTGCCATATATGTGGTGGGCCACAGGAAT
Above is a window of Watersipora subatra chromosome 3, tzWatSuba1.1, whole genome shotgun sequence DNA encoding:
- the LOC137389772 gene encoding geranylgeranyl pyrophosphate synthase-like is translated as MDMDKMKEQEEQVLLGPYKYILQIPGKNIRTKLAAAFNYWLKISDEVLSKIGEVTQMLHNASLLIDDIEDNSALRRGIPVAHHIYGTPTTLNSANYIYFLGLQKLLELGNPAAAQVFTEQLLELHRGQGMDIHWRDSYTCPTEEQYKLMVKQKTGGLFGLAIRLMQLFSENQVNLGSLTDNLGLYFQIRDDYANLWSSVYEQNKTYCEDLTEGKFSFPIIYAIQSHPEDNQIMSIVRQRTTDNDVKKYCVQRITQFGAREYTTNILLELETELYDQIEKLGGNPLLVALIDGLSELYKG